A segment of the Sphingomonas cannabina genome:
CGCCTCGCCGACCCGCTGCTGCGCGCCCAGATCGCGCTGTTCGAGGTGCGGGCGAAGGCGTTCGCCGCGATGTCCGAGCGGTTCATCGACGAGCTCAAGGCGGGCAAGGCGCATCCCGCCCAGCCCTCGATGATGAAATACTACGGCACCGAGCTCAACAAGACGCGCCACGAGCTGATGATGGCCGCGGGCGGCTCCGACGCGCTCGAATGGGAAAGCGATGCCTCGCACCACGGCGCTGCAGCCCGGGCGTGGCTCAGGACCAAGGCCAATTCGATCGAAGGCGGCACCAGCGAGATCCAGCTCAACATCGTCGCCAAGCGGATCCTGGAGCTGCCCGGAGCGTGACATATACAAGCCCTCTCCCCCTTGGGGAGAGGGTTGGGAGAGGGGTTGGGGTCTCACCGAGACCAGCGCCCGCGGCACCGCCCCTCTCCCCAACCCTCTCCCCAAAGGGGAGAGGGAGCAGGAGATAGCAATGCCCCTCTACCTCAACGACGAACAGACGATGCTCCGCGACACCGCAAAGGATTTCGTCGCCGAGCACGCCCCGGTCAGCCACCTCCGCGCCCTGCGCGACGCGAACGACCCCACCGGCTTCAGCCGCGACCTGTGGAAGCAGTTCGCCGAGATGGGCTTCACGGGCATCCTGATCCCGGAGACGGACAGCGGCCTGGGCCTCGGCCATGTCGAAGCCGGCGTGGTGCTGGAGGAGGTCGGCCGCAACCTTTCCCCATCCCCCTTCCTCACCACCGCCGTCGCCGCGGTCGAGGTGCTAAACGGCACCGCCCACGCCGCTCGCTGGTTCCCCGGCATCCTTACCGGCGACACCGTCGCCGCTCTCGCGATCGACGAAGGCCCAAAGCATCGCAATCATTTCGCCGTGAAGGCGGAGCGTTCCGGCAACGGTTTCAAGCTCAGCGGCAAGAAGCAATTCGTCACCCACGGCCACGTCGCCGACCTCATCATCGTCGCCGCCCGTACCGCCGGCACGCCTGCGGACAAGGACGGCCTCACCCTGTTCGCCGTGCCGAAGGGCGCCGCCGGCCTCACCGCGACACCCGAGCGCCTGGCCGACTCCAGCCTCGCCGCCCGCCTGGACTTCGACGGCGTCGAGCTCGATGCCGACGCGGTGATCGGCGAGGTCGATGCCGGCCGCGATCCGCTGCGCCGCCTGATGCACGCCGCACGCGCCGGCGCCTCGGCCGAGCTGCTGGGCGTCGGCGGCGGCGCGATGGACATGACGATCGGCTATCTGAAGGAACGCAAGCAGTTCGGCCTGCCGATCGGCAGCTTCCAGGCCCTCCAGCACCGCGCCGCCCATCTCTATTCGGAAATGGAGGTCGCCCGCGCCGCCACGCTCAAGGCCCAGCAGCTACTCGATGCCGGCGACGACAAGGCGGCGGAGGCGGTGTCGGTCGCCAAGGCGATGACGGGCCTCGCCACCACGCTCGCGGTGCAGGAAGGCATCCAGATGCACGGCGGCATCGGCATGACCGACGAGTTCGACATCGGCTTCTACATGAAGCGGGCGCGCGTGCTTGCGGAGATGTTCGGCGACGCAAACTTCCACGCCGACATTCTGGCAAAGAATGCCGGCTACTGACCCTTCCCCCTTCGCCCTGAGCTTGTCGACCCGGAGGGCGAGCTTGCTCAACGGCCGCCCTTCTTTCTATCGAAGGGGAGAAGAGAGAACGGTGCTTCGACAAGCTCAGCACGAACGGAAGTAACAATGGCCGACGACGAACTCCCCAAACCCCGCCGCACCGATGCGGAGATCGTCGCCGAGCTGGTGACCCTGCTCGAGGTCGAAGAACTCGACACCGACCTCTACCGCGGCTCGCGCCAGCCCGGCGGACGCGGCCGCGTGTTCGGCGGTCAGGTGATCGCACAGGCGCTGCAATCCGCGCAGCGCTCGGTCAGCGAGGGCAAGATCGCCCATTCGCTCCACGCCTATTTCATGCGACCGGGCGACGAGGACTATCCGATCATCTACCGCGTCGTCCGCGACTTCGAAGGACGAAGCTTCGCCACGCGCCGCATCATCGCCATGCAGCGCGGCCAGCCGATCCTCAACATGGCTGCCTCGTTCCAGCTTCCCGAGGAAGGGCTCCACCACCAGGACGCGATGCCGGATGTCCCACCGCCCGAGGAGCTAAGGACCGAGCAGGAGCTTCGCCGCGAGGCGATCGACGAAATCCCGGAAAAGCTGCGTCCCTTCTTCCTCCGCCGCCGCCCGATCGAGATCCGCCCGGTGGCGCCCCGGTCCTGGCACAAACCGGAAAAGTCGGAACCCGCCCATCAAAGCTGGTTCCGCGCGATCGCACCGCTTCCCGATGATCCCGCGCTGCATCGCGCGGTGATTTCCTATGCCTCCGACATGATGCTGCTCGGCACGGCGATGCTGCCGCACGGCGTCACCTGGATGACGCACAATATGCAGACCGCCAGCCTCGACCATGCCGTGTGGCTGCACGAACCGGCCCGCGCGGATGAATGGCTGCTCTATGTCACCGACAGCCCCTGGTCCGGCCACGCCCGTGGCTTCAACCGCGGCAAGATCTACGATCGCGGTGGCCGCCTTGTTGCAAGCACCGCCCAGGAAGGCCTCATCCGCCTGCGCGGATAAAATTCCATCGGGCTGAAGCTTGTGCTCCCGTGAAAGCAGGAGCCTTGGATCTCGGAGCGTTCGCTTGCGGCCTGAGCTCCTGCCTTCGTAGGAGCACTGGCAGTATTTCCATTCGGACAGGACGGCCCCTGACCATCAAAAGAAAAAGGCCGCCGGAACAACCGGCGGCCTCAATCGGTCAATGACCGGAATTCTCAGTTGCTGTCGGAATCGTCGTCGTCATCGACCGCGATGATGATCGCACCGGCGCCGATCGCAAGGGCGCCGACGACAGCGGCCCAGGCTCCGGGAGCAAGCCGCGACTTGCCGTCGGTCTGCGACGACGCGCGAACCTGCGGCGCGTTGGCGACCGAAAGCTTCGCAGCCGGATTGGCAAGCGCCGGCGTCGCCATCAAGGACAGCGCGATCGCAGCGGATGTCATAAGCCTGATACGCATAATAAAGTAACCCCTTCGGCGGTTGAACCCTCAAGGCGATTCGTAACGCAACTCGCCCACTCGAGTTCCACGGAACCGGGCGAGCCTCACTGTGCAGTCATCTTCTGCACCGCACAAAATATCCCAACTAAGATACCAACGCAAGCTTAACTGGACAAAAGAAAATCGCCCGGCGACCGAAGGATAACCTTCACCCACCGGACGATCCCTCAGGCCGCGCCTGTGAACGCGGCCAATGTCATGCAACTGTCAGATCAGTTGCTGTCCGACTTATCGTCGTCATCGGCGATGATGATGATGCCGGCGATGATTGCCACAGCCGCGAGGCCGATCAGCACGCCCGACCCGATGTGCGACGCCTTGTCGGCGGGCGACGAGGCGCGAACCTGCGACGCCTTGGCAACCGACAGGCGAGCCGCCGGATTCGCGAGCGCCGGGGTGGCGATGAGAGACATGGCAATGGCGGCTGACGTCAGAAGTCTGGCGCGCATAAAAAACAGCCCCTTTCGAGAGTGATAACTCGGATGAAATCGCTTACGCAGTTACAGGCTCGGGCCCTGCCGGACCGTCGCAACGACGCCCAGCCCAAGCCAGACGACGGGGGTTCGCTTAACGCAAAGCAGCTTCCACCACAAGCTTGCTACGGATCGAAATCCCGAATTCGACACGCCCGGTCGCGAAAATGCCGGCCCATGCGGAATCGTATCTGGTGTCGAGACGTGCTTTGACAGCATTCGGCAAAGAATGGACACCGATTGTTACTGTCCGTTAACAATCTGCACCGGATCGGATCCATCGCCTGGGATCGGCTACACCGCCGGCTTGCCGAATTCCTGGCGCGTCACCGGATGGCTCGACGACAGGCCGCCATCGACCGCGATCGCCTGACCGTTGATATAGCTGGCGTCGTCGGACGCGAGGAACAGCGCGGTGCGCGCGATCTCCTCGGGCACGCCATAGCGCCCGAGCGGATTGAGCCGGCCGACCTTGTCGAGCTTGCCGGCCTCGCGCGCATAGTCGAACACGCGCTGCGTCATGCCCGTCTCGATCAAGCCGGGACAGATCGCATTGACGCGCACGCCGGTCCCGGTGAGCTGCTGCGCCGCGGTCTGGACGAGGTTGATCACGCCCGCCTTTGATGCCGAATAGGCCGGTCCACCTGCGCCCGAGCGGATGCCGGCGACGCTGGCGGTGCAGACGATCGCACCCTTGCCCCGTTTGATGATCTCCGGGGCGCCATGCTTGATCGCCAGGAACGGTCCGATCAGGTTGACGCGCAGCACCTCCGTCCACAGTTCGACCGAGGACTCGAAGATGCCGGCCATGCCGCCGGAGATGCCGGCATTGGCGTAGATCACGTCAAGGCCGCCGTACCGCTCGACCGCCAGCGCGACGGTGCGCACGACACCCTCCTCGCTGCCGGCATCCATCTGGATCGCGGTTGCCGTCCCGCCCGCGGCGGCGATGAGCTCGACCGTCTCGTGCACCGCTTCGGTCCGGTCGGCGGCGATCACCCGGCCACCCTCCTCTGCGAACAACCGGGCCGAGGCGCGGCCGATGCCCGATCCCGCACCGGTGACGATGATCGATTTGCCCGAAAAGCGCGCCATCAGATGCCTCCCGCCTTCTCCGCGAATGCCCATGCGCTCCTCGCCAGCATCGGCACGCGCGCCCCCGCTTCCTCGGCCTGCGCATTCGACGCATTGCCCGTCAGCACGCGCTTCTTGATCCCCTGCACGATTCCCATCAGCCGGAACTGGCAGAAGGCGAAATACCAGTTGAGATCCGGCACCCCGTCCAGCCCGGTCGCAGTGCAATAGCGCTCGACCATCTCCTCGATCGTCGGAATGCCGCTGTCGCGCCCCGCAAGGCCGCCCACGGTGGCGGCCCCATTCGCTGGCATCGCCCAGTTGATCAGCAGATAGCTGAAGTCCGCCATCGGGTCGCCGAGCGTCGACAGCTCCCAGTCGAGCACCGCCCTCACCCGCGCCTCTCCATCGGCGAAGATCATGTTGTCGATGCGATAGTCGCCGTGGACGATCGCGGTGCGTTTCTGCTCGGGCAGGGTGCGCGGCAGCCACTCGATCAGCCGCTCGGCCTCCGGAATGTCGTCGGTTTGCGCGAGCCGGTACTGCTTGGTCCAGCGCCCGACCTGCCTCTCGAAGTAACTTCCCGGCTTTCCGTAATCGTTTAAGCCAACTTTATCATAGTCGATATTATGAAGCTGGGCGAGACGGTCGACGATTTCGTGATAGATCGCGGTGCGCTGCTCGGGCGTGTGATCAGGCAAGGCGCCGTTCCAATAGGTGACGCCCTCCACCAGCTCCATCACATAGAAGGCGGAGCCGATGACGCTCTCGTCCTCGCACAGTCCGTAGGGCCGAGCGACCGGAAAGCCGGTCGGATGCAGGCCGGAGATCAAGCGATATTCACGGTCGACCGCGTGGGCGGACGGCAGCAGCGGTCCGAATGGCTTGCGCCGCAGCACATAGGGACCACTCGGCGAATCAATACGATAGGTCGGATTGCTCTGGCCGCCCGGGAACTTGGCGTAGCGGAGCGGTCCGCGGAAGCCGGCGACGTTCGCCTCCATCCACGCGGTCAGTTGGCCGGTATCAAGGTCGTCGACCTGCTCCAGTTCGGTCCGCCGCTCCGCCATCATGCGAACTCGATCACCGACCGGACGCTGTCGCCCTGGCGCAGCTTGTCGAACGCGTCATTCACATCCTCCAGCCTGATCCGCTCGGCGACCATCGTGTCGAGGTCGAGCTTGCCGTCGAGGTAGAGCCGCACCAGCCGCGGCATGTCGATCGGGAAGCGCGTCGATCCGGCCAGCGAACCCTGGATCTTCTTGGCGCTGAGGAAGGTCGGCCCCGGCAGGTTCACCGTCACCCCCGGCGCGATCATGCCGAGGATCGTCGCGGTGCCCCCACGGCGCAGGATCGTCCAGGCCAGTTCGGCGGTGTTCCCCCGCCCGACCGCCTCGATTGCGTAGTTGACCCCGCCGTCGGTCAGCTTCAGCACCTGCTTGACCAGGTCGTCGGCATTGGCGTCGAGCGCATGGGTCGCCCCCATCTTCAATGCGATTTCGCGCTTCTCCGGCACCGGATCGATCGCGATGATCGTCTGCGCGCCCGCGATCTTGGCGGCATTGACCGCGCTGAGGCCGATGCCCCCCGCCCCCACTACCGCGACGCTGTCGCCGGGCCGCACGTCGCTGTCGTGGAAGATCGCACCGGCACCGGTCATCACCGCGCAGCCGAGTAGCGCCGCCCGGTCGAGCGGCATCGCCTTGTCGATCGCGACGCAGGCGTTCTCGTGGATCAGCATCCGCTCCGCGAAGGCGGACAGGTTGAGGTAATGCGCGATCGGCGTCCCGTCGGTCAGCTTCAGCCGCGGCTCGGCGCCCTCGGGCCGGCGCACCGACGCGTCGACGCACAGCGACGGACGGCCCGAGACGCAGAACTCGCATGAGCCGCAGAAAGCGGTGAAGAAACTGATGACATGATCCCCCGGCTTCAGCCGCGCGACGTCGCTGCCGACCGCCAGCACCACGCCGGCCGCCTCATGCCCCGGCACCGTCGGCATCGCGTGCGGATAGACGCCGTCGACGAAATGCAGGTCCGACCGGCACACCCCGCACGCCGCCGTCTGCACCAGCACCTCGCGCGGGCCGGGATCGGCGACGATCACCTCCTCGATGCGGAGGGGCTGCTTCGGCTCGAACAGGACGGCTGCTTTCACTTTCATCCTCTCCCTTCGTCACCCCGGCCTTGTGCCGGGGTCCACCGCGCCACCCGCGACGGCATGAATTGTTGAGCCGTGGATGCCGGAACAAGTCCGGCATGACGGTTGGGGCCTAACGCGACACCCCGACATCCCCGCTCGACGCCGTATCCGCCCGATATTCCCCATATTTCCCAAACTCGTGCCGCGCGATCGCCCGGTTGTGCACCTCGTCCGGCCCGTCGGCGAAGCGCAACGTCCGTACGTTCGCCCAGGCACCCGCCAGCTCGAAATCGCCCGACACCCCGCCCCCGCCATGCGCCTGGATGGCATCGTCCAGGATCTGCAGCGCCATCGACGGCGCCTGCACCTTGATCATCGCGATCTCGAGCTGTGCCGACTTGTTGCCCGCCTTGTCCATCATGTCCGCCGCCTTGAGGCAGAGCAGCCGCGTCATCTCGATGTCGATCCGCGCCCGCGCGATGCGCTGCTCCCAGATCGAATGGTCGGCGATGCGCTTGCCGAAGGCGATGCGCGACAAGAGCCGCTTCGCCATCGCCTCGATCGCCACCTCGGCCACCCCGATCGTGCGCATGCAGTGGTGGATGCGCCCCGGCCCCAGCCGCCCCTGCGCGATCTCGAACCCCCGCCCCTCGCCGAGGAGGACGTTCTCGACCGGCACGCGGACATTCTCCAGCACCACCTCGCCATGCCCGTGCGGCGCATGGTCATAGCCGAACACCGACAGCATCCGCTCGATCCGGACACCCGGCGCGTCGAGCGGCACCAGGATCTGGCTCTGCTGGGCATGGCGCTTGGCCTGCGTGTCGGTCTTGCCCATCACGATCGCGATCTTGCAGCGCGGATCGCCGACGCCAGACGACCACCATTTCCGCCCGTTGATGACATAATGATCACCATCCCGGACCATCGAAGTCTCGATGTTGGTCGCGTCCGACGACGCCACCGCCGGCTCGGTCATCAGAAAAGCCGAACGGATTTCCCCATCCATCAGCGGCCGCAGCCACCGCTCCTTCTGCTCGCGGGTGCCGTAGCGATGCAGCACCTCCATGTTGCCGGTATCGGGCGCCGAGCAGTTGAAGCACTCGCTCGCCCAGCCGATCCGGCCCATCTCCTCGGCACATAACGCATATTCGAGATTGGTGAGCTGCGTGCCCTCGAACTCGAAGCTGTCGTCGACATGGGCCTGCCCCGAATGCGGCGGCATGAAGAAGTTCCACAGCCCCTGCGCCCTGGCGATTGCCTTCACCTCCTCGACGACGGGAAGCACCTTCCAGCGATCGCCCTCGTCATGCTGGCGGCGATACTCGTCCTGCCGCGTGCGGATGTGCTGGTCGATGAAGGCCCTCACGCGGTCGCGGAAATAGGTCTCGCGCTCGCTCAGCGTGAAGTCCATGGCCGCCTCTCCTCAATCTCGCGTCATTCTGCCGCTCCGGCCATACCCGATTTTCGGTAAGGCCTGTCAAGCGTGCCGAACACTCCCGCAAAAAAAGACGCTTTGGTTTCAAAAATCCCCTGCTAGATTGAGGAGATGAACGCCCCGGACCCGATCCGCGCGGCCGAGGAGGGGGGAACGAAGCGGTTCCGCGCGAAGCGTGACGCCATCCTCGCCGCAGCCGCCGAAGCCATCAACGAACAGAGCGCGAAGGGCATGACCTTCGCCGACGTCGCCGCGCGCGTCGGGCTCAACACCACCAGCGTCACCTATTATTTCCGCCGCAAGGAGGACCTCGCCACCGCCTGCTTCGAGCATACGCTCGAGCGGCTGCAGGACATGCTGGCAGCCTCGATGGCGGAACCGACGCCGGAGCGGCGCGTCGCCAAATTCCTCGAGATCAACATGACCCGCCTCGCCGCGATCCGCCGCGAGGAGGAGAAGCCGCTGGCGGTGCTGTCGGACCTGCGCGCGCTGGAGGGGCCGGCGCGCGAGCAGCTCCTCGCCGGCTGGCGCGAGGTGTTCAGCCGCACCCGCCTGCTGTGGGGCGAGCCGGCGACCCGCGCGATCAAGGACCTCAACGGCGCCCGCGCGCACGTGCTGCTCGAGAACAGCTTCTGGCTGTCGGCCTGGCTCACCCGCTACGAACTCGACGAATATCCGCGCGTCGAGCAGCGTATCATGGACGTGTTCCGCACCGGCCTCGCCCGCCAGGACGCGGCCTGGGCGCCGGCGCTGCTCGACCTGACGCACGACGAAAGCGAGCCCGGCCGCGCCGCCTTCCTGACCGCGGCGACGCGCCTCATCAACGAGCTCGGCTACCGCGGCGCCTCGGTGCACAGGATCGCGAGCGAGCTCAACGTCACCAAGGGCAGCTTCTACCACCATCTCGACGCCAAGGACGAGCTGGTCACCGCCTGCTACAAGCGCAGCTTCGACACCATCGCCGACGCCCAGCGCCTCGCGCACGAGCGCGGCGGCAGCTTGTGGCAGATGCTGCAGGACGTGATCGCGACGTTGCTCGACGTGCAGTTCTCGGAGCACGGCCCGCTCCTGCGCACCACCGCGCTGTCGGGCCTGCCGCCGCGCGAGCGGCAGACGATGATCGACCGCTCGAACCGCATCGCGCGCCGCTTCGCCGGCATGATCTCCGACGGCATCGCCGAGGGCTCGATCCGCCCGGTCGACCCGCTGGTCGCGAGCCAGCTGCTGATGTCGCTGCAGAACGCCGCCTTCGACATGCGCAAATGGGCCGGCACCATGAGCCGCGAGCGCGCGGTGGCGATGTACGCATCGACGCTGGCATTCGGCCTGTTCGACGACAGGGCGGCGGGGTAGCCCTTACCGTCCCTCTCCCATTGGGAGAGGGAAGGAGCGCCGAAGGCGCGGGAGGGTGAGGGTGACTACGGCCGGCGAGGGCACCCTCACCCTCCCACTCGGCTACGCCGAGCGGGCCCCTCCCTCTCCCAATGGGAGAGGGCCTTCTCTCTAATACCCACCCAACCGCGCGAACCGGTCACGGTGCCACGCCGCCGTCCCCCACATCTGCTCCAGCACCCTCATCCGTTTCAGATAGAAGCCCGCGTCATATTCATCCGTCATCCCGATGCCGCCATGGAGCTGGATCAGCTCGCGGCTCATCAGGTTGCCCACCTCATTGGCCTTGGCCTTGGCGAGCGAAGCCGCCTGGCGCGTGTCGCCACCGCCGTCGAGCGCCTGGAGCCCCGCCTCGACCGCCGAGCGCATGACCTCGATATCGCCATAGAGCCCGGCCATGCGATGCTGCAGCGCCTGGAAGGTCGCCAGCACCTGCCCGAACTGCACGCGCTGCTTGAGGTACGCGAGCGTGGTCTCGAACGCCTGCCCTGCCATGCCAAGCATCTCGGCGGAGGCGAGGATCGCCGCGCGGTCGAGCGCCGCATCGAGCAGGCCATCCCCGCCCTCCGTCAGCTTCTCGGCCGCCGCGCCGGTGAAACGCACCTCGGCATGGCTGCGGAAGTCGGCGAGGTGCCGTCGCGAGCGGGCAACCCCTTCCCCCTCCTCGACCAGATAGAGCCCATCGACCGCCGCGACGACGAACAGCCCCGCGGTATCGCCCTCAGCCACGAACGCCTTGACGCCGCTCAGCCTGCCGCCCTCGACCCGCGCGGCAATCGCCGCCGGGTCATGCCGCGGCCCCTCGTCGACCGCGAGCGTCGCCACCAGCTCGCCGCTCGCGATCCGGGGCAGGAACCGCGCCTTCTGCGCCTCGCTGCCGCCGAGGATGATCGCCGATGCCGCCACCGCCGACGCGGCGAGCGGGCTGGCGGTGAGCGTCTTCGCCGTCTCCTCGATCACCAGCCCCAGGCTCAGCCAGCCGAAATCGCTGCCGCCATAGGCCTCGGGAATGATGATCCCGGTCCAGCCCATACCGGCCATCTCACCATAGACCGACGGGTCGTACCCCGCCGCCTCGTCCGCGTCGCGCACCTTGCGCCAGGCGCCGACGGGGCTCTCGTTGCTGGTCCACTCGCGCGCCATGTCGCGCAGCATCGTCTGCTCTTCGCTGAGAACGGCCATACCGAAACTCCCTCTCCCCACCGGGGAGTTTCAGGTCGGATTGTCCCCCGGACAATCCTAAACCGTGCGGGGCACGGTTTACCTGAAACTGGTTGGGGAGAGGGGCAGTGTGTCCCACCACCCTCTCGACCCAGCCCCTCTCCCGACTTCGCTACGCTCGTCTGCCCTCTCCCCGATGGGGAGAGGGCGCAAATCACTGATGGTCCAGCATCCCCAGGATGCGCTTGGCGATCACGTTGTTCTGGATTTCGGTCGATCCGCCGTAGATCGTGGTCGCCTTGCCGAACAGCCACGCCCGGGTGGCGGTGATCTCCTCGCGCGTGAAGCCTTCGCCTTCCCAGCCGAGCCCCTGCAGCCCCGCGATCTCGATGATCAATTCCGAGCGCTCCTGCCCCAGCTTGGTGCCGATCGTCTTGAGGATCGAAGACACCTCGGACACCCCGCCCGCCGCCTTCGATTCCGCCTGCACCCGCATCGCGGTGAGCAGGAAGGCGCGCCAGTCCATCTCGAACCGGGTGATCCGCGCGCGCAGCTCGCGATCGGCGATCAGCCCGTCCTTGTCCGTCCCGACATATGTCTTCGCGAGGTCCGCCAGCGACGGCCCGCCCGGCATCAGCCGCGCGCCCGCGCCCGACAGGTTGGTGCGCTCGTGCTGGAGCAGCCGCTTGCCGATCGTCCAGCCCTGCCCCTCCTCGCCGACGCGGTCGCTCTTCGGCACCTTCACGTCGGTGAAGAAGGTCTCGCAGAACGGCGACATGCCGCTGATCATCCGGATCGGCTTCACCTCGACGCCGGGCGCGTTCATGTCGATCAGCAGGAAGCTGATGCCGCCCTGCTTCTGGCTCTTGTCGGTGCGCACCAGGCAGAAGCATTTGTCCGCCCATTGCCCGCCGCTGGTCCAGGTCTTCTGCCCGTTGACGAGGTAATGATCCCCCATGTCCTCGGCGAAGGTCTGCAGGTTGGCGAGGTCCGACCCGGCATTGGGTTCCGAATAGCCCTGGCACCAGCGCACCTCGCCCCGGGCGATCGCCGGGATATGCTCGCGCTTCTGCTCTTCGCTGCCATATTCGAGCAGCGTCGGGCCGAACATCATCACGCCCATGCCGCCGATCGGGTTCCAGGCGCCGATCCGCGCCATCTCCTCGGCGAGCACCTTCGCTTCGGCCCGGCCCAGGCCGCCGCCGCCATATTCGCTGGGCCAGGTCGGGACGCCCCATCCCTTCTCGCCCATCGCCTTCTTCCAGGCGGCCTCCTCGGGCGACAGCTCGGCCGGCCCCTCGACCGCCGACATCGCATTGTCCTTGCCCTTGAGCGCCGGCGGGAAATTCTCCGCGAGCCATGCGCGGACACTCGCGCGGAACTCGTCCAACGCACTCGCCGTCTCCGGTTCAGCCAGGGTCGCCATTGCCTCTCCCATCCTTGGAACCGCCGAACGGTGCATGTGACAACTTCGGCGTCGACATGTTCTACTTTCGCCTGCCGCCTCAACCGCGACCGGGATCAAGTTTAGAAACTGCGGTACGGAAAGCACATCGTCAAGAGCGCACTCACCGGTCCGTCTCTAAGAACCGATCGACATCCGAGAGGATGACTGACATCTCAACTCTCCCCAGCGTCACCCCGGACTTGTTCCGGGGTCCACCGGGAGGCAGGGACTGGACAAGAGGGTTCAGGCCCGCCCGTGAGGCTCAGTGGACCCCGGAACAAGTCCGGGGTGACGGTTGGGAATCGGGCTACGGAAGACCTGCAACCCAAATTTCGATCCGCCCCGACCCCTCCCCGTCAGGGAAGGGACTCAACCTTATAGTTGGCGCACAGCGCCAAATCGGCCATGAACGCGGCCCCAGGGAGAGACTTCACATGCGCTTCGAACATCGCGCGGTACCGATCGCATTGGCGGCGGTGCTGATCGACACGATCGGCTTCGGCATCGTCATGCCGGTGCTGCCGACGCTGCTGATGCAGCTCGGCCATACCGACATCGAGCACGCAACCCGCGTCGCCGGCTACATGCTCGTCGCCTTCGCGGGCGTGCAGTTCTTCGCCGGACCGGTGCTCGGCAATCTCTCCGACCGGTTCGGGCGGCGGCCGGTGCTGATCTATTCGATGCTGTCGTTCGGCGTCGACTATGCACTGATGGCCTGGGCGCCGACGATCGGCTGGCTGTTCCTAGGCCGCGCGATCGCAGGCGCGGCGGGCGCAGTCTACGGCCCGGCCGGGTCGGTGATCGCCGACGTGACTCCGCCCGAGAAGCGCGCCGGCACCTTCGCGCTGATCGGCGCCGCCTTCGGGCTCGGCTTCATCCTCGGCCCAGCGCTCGGCGGCTTGGTCTCTGGCTGGGGCGTGCGCGCGCCGTTCATCGTCGCGGGGCTGCTCGCGCTCTTGAACGCGCTGGTGATGGCGGTCGCGATGCCCGAGACGCTCAAGCCCGAGAACCGCCGCCCGTTCAGCCTGGCCGACGCGCACATCGTCGGCGCCTTCCGCCCGCTGTTCCATGCCGGCGTCGCCGGGCCGCTGCTGCTGGCGACCTTCATCTTCCAGCTCGCGCACATGGTCTATCCCTCGACCTGGAGCTTCTGGGCCACCGCACGCTTCGGCTGGAGCCCGCGCGAGATCGGCTGGAGCCTCGCCTTCGTCGGCTTCATGAGCGTGATCGTCCAGGCC
Coding sequences within it:
- a CDS encoding TetR/AcrR family transcriptional regulator, with the translated sequence MNAPDPIRAAEEGGTKRFRAKRDAILAAAAEAINEQSAKGMTFADVAARVGLNTTSVTYYFRRKEDLATACFEHTLERLQDMLAASMAEPTPERRVAKFLEINMTRLAAIRREEEKPLAVLSDLRALEGPAREQLLAGWREVFSRTRLLWGEPATRAIKDLNGARAHVLLENSFWLSAWLTRYELDEYPRVEQRIMDVFRTGLARQDAAWAPALLDLTHDESEPGRAAFLTAATRLINELGYRGASVHRIASELNVTKGSFYHHLDAKDELVTACYKRSFDTIADAQRLAHERGGSLWQMLQDVIATLLDVQFSEHGPLLRTTALSGLPPRERQTMIDRSNRIARRFAGMISDGIAEGSIRPVDPLVASQLLMSLQNAAFDMRKWAGTMSRERAVAMYASTLAFGLFDDRAAG
- a CDS encoding acyl-CoA dehydrogenase family protein produces the protein MAVLSEEQTMLRDMAREWTSNESPVGAWRKVRDADEAAGYDPSVYGEMAGMGWTGIIIPEAYGGSDFGWLSLGLVIEETAKTLTASPLAASAVAASAIILGGSEAQKARFLPRIASGELVATLAVDEGPRHDPAAIAARVEGGRLSGVKAFVAEGDTAGLFVVAAVDGLYLVEEGEGVARSRRHLADFRSHAEVRFTGAAAEKLTEGGDGLLDAALDRAAILASAEMLGMAGQAFETTLAYLKQRVQFGQVLATFQALQHRMAGLYGDIEVMRSAVEAGLQALDGGGDTRQAASLAKAKANEVGNLMSRELIQLHGGIGMTDEYDAGFYLKRMRVLEQMWGTAAWHRDRFARLGGY
- a CDS encoding acyl-CoA dehydrogenase family protein; translated protein: MATLAEPETASALDEFRASVRAWLAENFPPALKGKDNAMSAVEGPAELSPEEAAWKKAMGEKGWGVPTWPSEYGGGGLGRAEAKVLAEEMARIGAWNPIGGMGVMMFGPTLLEYGSEEQKREHIPAIARGEVRWCQGYSEPNAGSDLANLQTFAEDMGDHYLVNGQKTWTSGGQWADKCFCLVRTDKSQKQGGISFLLIDMNAPGVEVKPIRMISGMSPFCETFFTDVKVPKSDRVGEEGQGWTIGKRLLQHERTNLSGAGARLMPGGPSLADLAKTYVGTDKDGLIADRELRARITRFEMDWRAFLLTAMRVQAESKAAGGVSEVSSILKTIGTKLGQERSELIIEIAGLQGLGWEGEGFTREEITATRAWLFGKATTIYGGSTEIQNNVIAKRILGMLDHQ
- a CDS encoding MFS transporter, with the translated sequence MRFEHRAVPIALAAVLIDTIGFGIVMPVLPTLLMQLGHTDIEHATRVAGYMLVAFAGVQFFAGPVLGNLSDRFGRRPVLIYSMLSFGVDYALMAWAPTIGWLFLGRAIAGAAGAVYGPAGSVIADVTPPEKRAGTFALIGAAFGLGFILGPALGGLVSGWGVRAPFIVAGLLALLNALVMAVAMPETLKPENRRPFSLADAHIVGAFRPLFHAGVAGPLLLATFIFQLAHMVYPSTWSFWATARFGWSPREIGWSLAFVGFMSVIVQAGLTGRAVKALGERRTLLIGMASSAIAFIGYTLITAGWQAYALFVVSSLQGFVMPSVQGLLSRLVDATRQGQLQGGMGSMGSVSLILGPLMLTQALAFGIDHSFPGAAFALAAVLTLTATALVVWKVLGHVPPKEAPAAA